The Rhopalosiphum maidis isolate BTI-1 chromosome 1, ASM367621v3, whole genome shotgun sequence genome has a segment encoding these proteins:
- the LOC113548762 gene encoding uncharacterized protein LOC113548762: MPSLNRLILLALASVALVVSVVGATLTPRAPNFQYFERPKYRYPYYDEHGRGRLLYGYGGPDLYQYKSYSPLEGIH, translated from the exons ATGCCGTCTCTGAACCGATTG attttgctGGCGCTCGCGTCGGTAGCGTTGGTCGTCTCCGTAGTCGGCGCGACATTAACGCCCAGAGCACCGAACTTTCAATACTTCGAAAG ACCTAAGTATAGATATCCGTATTATGATGAACATGGCCGCGGTCGGCTCTTGTACGGTTACGGTGGACCGGACTTGTATCAATACAAGTCCTACTCGCCGTTGGAGGGCATTCATTGA